A window of the Williamsia phyllosphaerae genome harbors these coding sequences:
- a CDS encoding histidine phosphatase family protein: MTVILLRHGRSTANTSGVLAGRSIGVDLDDTGRTQAQSLIDRLSEVATLAAVVRSPLQRCEQTVAPLVADRGLTEIVDDRLVEVDYGQWTGRPIKDLLGEDMWKTVQQQPSAAIFPDGEGLAHVQSRAVAAIRELDAVYGGPDGSGVWVACSHGDVIKSILADAMGMHLDSFQRIVVEPASISIIRYSPSRPYVHTVNSTGVKPSFPAPPPPTTDASADQGSSDDAVIGGSTGAPAAPTGGHAPH; encoded by the coding sequence GTGACTGTCATCCTGCTCCGCCACGGACGCTCGACCGCGAACACCTCGGGCGTGCTCGCCGGTCGCAGCATCGGGGTCGACCTCGACGACACCGGGCGTACGCAGGCACAGTCCCTGATCGACCGACTGTCCGAGGTCGCGACATTGGCCGCCGTGGTCCGCTCACCGCTGCAACGCTGCGAGCAGACCGTCGCGCCGCTGGTCGCCGACCGCGGACTCACCGAGATCGTCGACGACCGCCTCGTCGAGGTGGACTACGGGCAGTGGACCGGTCGCCCGATCAAGGACCTGCTGGGTGAGGACATGTGGAAGACGGTGCAGCAGCAACCGTCCGCCGCGATCTTCCCCGACGGTGAGGGCCTGGCCCACGTGCAGAGTCGCGCCGTGGCCGCCATCCGCGAACTCGACGCCGTGTACGGCGGGCCGGACGGCAGTGGTGTCTGGGTGGCCTGCTCGCACGGCGACGTCATCAAATCGATCCTCGCCGACGCCATGGGAATGCACCTGGACTCGTTCCAGCGGATAGTGGTGGAACCCGCCTCGATCAGCATCATCAGGTACAGCCCGTCCCGGCCGTACGTGCACACGGTGAACTCGACGGGTGTGAAGCCGTCCTTCCCCGCCCCACCGCCCCCGACCACGGACGCCTCGGCGGATCAGGGCTCGTCCGACGACGCGGTCATCGGCGGGTCGACCGGGGCGCCCGCCGCACCGACGGGCGGACACGCACCGCACTGA
- a CDS encoding DUF3090 domain-containing protein — protein MPRAIHVFRSPDRFVAGTVGAPGDRTFYLQATHEARIVSVMLEKQQVQILADRIGALLEEIHRRFGTPLPPETDRVEDLSPLQMPVDAEFRVGTMGLGWDAEAEAVVVELLAITEGEFDESVVLDDTDEGPDAVRVFLSTAAAREFAARSTRVISAGREPCPLCAEPLDPAGHVCVRTNGYKRDVAIDKSIEFVDPIVFDDPTLRAALEDAEDDDPSDDDDPDSDRS, from the coding sequence ATGCCCAGAGCGATACACGTGTTCCGCAGCCCGGATCGATTCGTCGCGGGGACCGTCGGCGCACCCGGCGACCGGACGTTCTATCTGCAGGCCACCCATGAGGCCCGCATCGTCAGCGTGATGTTGGAGAAGCAGCAGGTCCAGATCCTGGCCGACCGCATCGGCGCGCTGCTCGAGGAGATCCACCGCCGGTTCGGCACGCCGTTGCCGCCGGAGACCGATCGGGTCGAGGATCTCAGCCCGTTGCAGATGCCGGTCGACGCCGAGTTCCGGGTCGGGACCATGGGGTTGGGCTGGGACGCCGAGGCCGAGGCCGTCGTGGTGGAGCTGTTGGCCATCACCGAGGGCGAGTTCGACGAGAGCGTCGTCCTCGACGACACCGACGAGGGCCCCGACGCGGTGCGCGTCTTCCTGAGCACCGCGGCCGCACGGGAGTTCGCCGCCCGGTCGACCCGTGTCATCTCCGCGGGCCGTGAGCCGTGTCCGCTGTGCGCCGAACCGCTCGATCCGGCGGGCCACGTGTGTGTGCGCACCAACGGCTACAAGCGCGACGTCGCGATCGACAAGTCCATCGAGTTCGTCGACCCGATCGTCTTCGACGACCCCACGCTGCGCGCCGCGTTGGAGGACGCCGAGGACGACGACCCCTCCGACGACGACGATCCCGACTCCGATCGGTCCTGA
- a CDS encoding SCO1664 family protein translates to MPPSASASESPEPGRAVEVAEILSAGELELIGQVRGASNATLVCEAVLGDDTVRCVYKPVRGEQPLWDFPDGTLAGREISSFLVSDALGWSVIPVTVLRDGQFGPGMVQRWIDTPEPSDSVPEHLDLVDLCPSGAIPDNFRRIIDAYDALGEEVTLVHADDPRLQRMAVLDLLINNADRKGGHVLEGCDGEVYGVDHGICMHTEDKLRTVLWGWAGEAIPAHLVADIDTLLSTLTTPTSVLSETLPSLITPAEIVALHDRARDLVRKPVMPTPARSRPIPWPAF, encoded by the coding sequence ATGCCGCCCAGCGCTTCCGCGTCGGAGTCGCCCGAACCCGGGCGGGCTGTGGAGGTCGCGGAGATCCTGAGCGCCGGGGAACTCGAGCTCATCGGTCAGGTCCGCGGCGCGAGCAACGCCACGCTGGTCTGCGAGGCCGTCCTCGGTGACGACACCGTCCGCTGCGTCTACAAGCCGGTCCGCGGTGAGCAACCCCTGTGGGACTTCCCGGACGGCACCCTCGCCGGTCGCGAGATCTCGTCGTTCCTGGTCTCCGATGCGCTCGGATGGTCGGTCATCCCGGTCACGGTGCTGCGTGACGGTCAGTTCGGTCCGGGCATGGTGCAGCGTTGGATCGACACGCCCGAACCGAGCGACAGCGTCCCCGAGCACCTCGACCTCGTCGACCTCTGTCCCAGTGGCGCCATCCCGGACAACTTTCGCCGGATCATCGACGCGTACGACGCGCTCGGCGAAGAGGTGACACTGGTGCACGCCGACGACCCCCGCCTGCAGCGGATGGCGGTGCTCGACCTGCTGATCAACAACGCCGACCGCAAGGGCGGACACGTCCTGGAGGGCTGCGACGGCGAGGTGTACGGCGTCGACCACGGGATCTGCATGCACACCGAGGACAAGCTGCGCACCGTCCTGTGGGGGTGGGCCGGGGAGGCCATCCCCGCGCACCTCGTCGCCGACATCGACACCCTGCTGAGCACCCTGACCACGCCCACCTCGGTGCTGTCGGAGACGTTGCCGTCGCTGATCACGCCCGCGGAGATCGTCGCACTGCACGATCGGGCGCGCGACCTGGTCCGCAAGCCGGTCATGCCGACACCCGCGCGGTCGCGGCCGATACCGTGGCCGGCCTTCTAG
- the mshC gene encoding cysteine--1-D-myo-inosityl 2-amino-2-deoxy-alpha-D-glucopyranoside ligase, with protein sequence MQSWSDVAVPPLAGQGPQLRLYDTSDQQVRPVTPGPVATMYVCGITPYDATHLGHAATYVTFDLVNRIWRDLGHEVNYVQNVTDVDDPLFERADRDGIDWRDLGRRETQLFCDDMAALRVLPPRDYIGAVESIDEVVEVVGKLLDSGAAYIVDDATHPDIYFRADATEQFGYESNYDRATMDEFFAERGGDPDRAGKRDPLDALIWRAARDGEPSWPSPHGPGRPGWHIECAAIALNRLGAPFDVQGGGSDLIFPHHEFSAAHGEALTGERRFANHYVHTGMIGLDGEKMSKSRGNLVFVSKLRAAGVDPNAIRLALIAEHYRSDRMWTDTTLDEASARLARWRDAIGRATAPDATDTIARVRQHLADDLDTPKAIAALDAWASDAIGGLGSATDAGADIATAVDSLLGIVL encoded by the coding sequence ATGCAGTCGTGGTCAGATGTCGCGGTCCCTCCGCTCGCCGGGCAGGGCCCGCAACTCAGGCTCTACGACACCTCCGATCAACAGGTTCGGCCGGTCACACCCGGCCCGGTCGCGACGATGTACGTCTGCGGCATCACCCCGTACGACGCAACCCATCTGGGCCACGCCGCGACCTACGTGACGTTCGATCTGGTCAACCGGATCTGGCGCGACCTGGGCCACGAGGTCAACTACGTGCAGAACGTCACCGACGTCGACGACCCGCTGTTCGAGCGGGCCGACCGCGACGGTATCGACTGGCGCGATCTGGGACGCCGTGAGACGCAGCTGTTCTGCGACGACATGGCGGCGCTGCGGGTGCTGCCGCCGCGCGACTACATCGGCGCCGTGGAATCGATCGACGAGGTCGTCGAGGTCGTCGGCAAGCTCCTCGACTCCGGCGCGGCCTACATCGTCGACGACGCAACCCATCCCGACATCTACTTCCGCGCCGACGCCACCGAGCAGTTCGGCTACGAGTCGAACTACGACCGCGCGACGATGGATGAGTTCTTCGCCGAGCGCGGCGGCGACCCCGACCGGGCGGGTAAACGAGATCCGCTCGACGCCCTGATCTGGAGGGCGGCCCGCGACGGCGAACCGTCCTGGCCGTCGCCGCACGGCCCCGGACGTCCGGGATGGCACATCGAGTGCGCCGCAATCGCTCTCAACCGCCTGGGTGCGCCGTTCGACGTACAGGGTGGTGGCAGCGACCTGATCTTCCCGCACCACGAGTTCTCGGCCGCCCACGGCGAGGCGTTGACCGGCGAGCGCCGGTTCGCCAACCACTACGTCCACACCGGGATGATCGGCCTGGACGGCGAGAAGATGTCCAAGAGCCGGGGCAACCTGGTGTTCGTCTCGAAATTGCGGGCCGCCGGGGTCGACCCGAACGCGATCCGTCTGGCCCTGATCGCGGAGCACTACCGATCCGACCGGATGTGGACCGACACCACCCTCGACGAGGCGAGCGCGCGTCTGGCCCGGTGGCGGGACGCGATCGGCCGCGCCACCGCTCCCGATGCCACCGACACCATCGCCCGGGTCCGTCAGCACCTGGCCGACGACCTCGACACCCCGAAAGCGATTGCCGCGCTCGATGCCTGGGCGTCGGACGCCATCGGTGGCCTGGGGTCGGCAACCGACGCCGGCGCCGACATCGCGACCGCAGTCGACAGCCTGCTCGGCATCGTCCTGTAG